A part of Salmo salar chromosome ssa18, Ssal_v3.1, whole genome shotgun sequence genomic DNA contains:
- the LOC106576837 gene encoding androgen-dependent TFPI-regulating protein: MIAKVRIVYHITAFSWYAFIIKSLAAKDGEKLPPGIFEYGGPWKYLTFLNLLLQMVFFGMAVVNDLQTGKNTVKGLNKWKDLIFSVLAFPVGMFVVLLFWVIFSYDRQLVYPESLDAFFPLWMNHAMHTVVMPILLGEILLQHHVYPKTKNGLAALGVVGLAYMGWVIFIYLAVGLWVYPLLGLLNTSGVLGLFLLNMTVVTIMYLLGRTLNNCVWGKGKTVTKNK; this comes from the exons ATGATTGCAAAAGTGAGAATAGTTTACCATATCACAGCTTTCAGCTGGTATGCCTTTATCATTAAGTCCCTGGCTGCTAAGGATGGAGAGAAGTTACCACCTGGGATCTTTGAGTATGGTGGACCCTGGAAGTACCTTACTTTTCTCAACCTG TTATTgcagatggtgttctttgggaTGGCCGTGGTGAATGATCTTCAGACTGGGAAAAACACAGTCAAGGGTCTTAACAAGTGGAAAGACCTCATCTTCTCTGTCCTTGCCTTCCCTGTAGGCATG TTTGTGGTGCTGCTTTTCTGGGTGATCTTTTCCTATGACAGGCAGCTTGTCTACCCAGAATCTTTAGATGCCTTCTTTCCTCTCTGGATGAATCACGCTATG CACACCGTTGTTATGCCTATCTTACTTGGAGAGATCCTGCTTCAACATCATGTGTACCCAAAGACTAAAAACGGCTTAGCTGCCTTAGGAGTTGTGGGCTTGGCTTACATGGGCTG GGTGATATTTATCTACTTGGCGGTAGGTCTTTGGGTGTATCCTCTCCTCGGGCTCCTTAACACCTCTGGTGTGTTGGGGTTATTCCTCTTAAACATGACAGTGGTGACAATAATGTATCTGCTAGGACGGACCCTAAACAACTGTGTCTGGG GAAAAGGCAAGACGGTGACTAAAAATAAATGA